A genomic segment from Brucella pseudogrignonensis encodes:
- the pbpC gene encoding penicillin-binding protein 1C, whose protein sequence is MAKHMKRRWKIAIGGAAFFGIAALGTVVGLDWLDRAFPPPLPERLTISTEVMDRDGALLRAYATPDGYWRLNTRIEDVDPKFVKMLIAYEDKRFYDHGGIDFTALLRAAYQLAGSGRIVSGGSTLSMQLARLIEPRESRSFGSKFRQLARAVQIERRLSKSEILERYLTLAPYGGNLEGVRSASLAYFGKEPLRLTISEAALLVALPQLPERRRPDREMKNAVAARDRVLKRMVSSDVFTSEEAKRASRERISATRHPLPSLAAHFADLALKQAPTEARHQLTLKKSVQAGLEVVAREAAAKLGPKVSVAMVLADSRNGNILGEVGSADYFDGKRQGWIDMTRAVRSPGSTLKPFIYGLAFEQGLIAQETIIEDRPQDFAGYRPRNFDMSYQGDVSIRQALQMSLNVPTISLLDAIGPARLTTRIRQAAVNLQLPKGEAPGLAIGLGGAGISLRDLVQLYTGLANGGRGAALRDGTEGSEPVQPSAPILSEQASWQIGDILAGVVPPQGAKRLGLAYKTGTSYGYRDAWSVGYDGRYVLGVWVGRADGGSVPGLAGYVSAAPILFDAFVRSGVASVPLPRAPAGAFRTARADLPVTQIRFSSSSDPLPVLKATIEPAPRIVFPPDGAHVELKALSENASPLVLKLQGGRAPFRWLANGKPIAEPNRRRTATWLPDGTGYSTLTVVDAGGRAASVKIFIE, encoded by the coding sequence TATCTACCGAAGTTATGGATCGCGACGGCGCTTTGCTGCGTGCCTATGCAACGCCGGACGGCTATTGGCGCTTGAATACGCGCATCGAAGATGTCGATCCGAAATTCGTGAAAATGCTGATCGCCTATGAGGACAAGCGTTTTTACGATCATGGCGGCATTGATTTTACAGCGCTTCTTCGGGCCGCCTATCAGCTTGCAGGGAGCGGTCGTATTGTTTCCGGCGGTTCCACATTGTCCATGCAGCTTGCACGCCTTATCGAGCCGCGCGAAAGCCGCAGCTTCGGCTCCAAGTTCCGGCAGCTGGCGCGTGCAGTTCAAATTGAGCGACGGCTGAGCAAATCTGAAATTCTTGAACGTTATCTGACACTCGCGCCCTATGGCGGCAATCTGGAAGGCGTTCGTTCGGCATCATTAGCCTATTTTGGCAAGGAGCCGCTGCGCCTCACCATATCGGAAGCAGCGCTTCTTGTGGCCCTGCCGCAATTGCCGGAGCGCCGCCGCCCGGATCGCGAGATGAAGAATGCGGTTGCTGCGCGGGATCGCGTTCTAAAACGCATGGTTTCGTCTGATGTTTTCACAAGCGAAGAAGCCAAGCGTGCATCGCGTGAGCGCATATCCGCGACGCGTCATCCCTTGCCTTCATTGGCTGCCCACTTTGCCGATCTCGCTTTGAAACAGGCGCCGACCGAGGCCCGGCATCAGCTGACGCTTAAGAAGTCGGTGCAGGCTGGGCTTGAAGTTGTGGCACGCGAAGCTGCTGCGAAGCTTGGGCCAAAAGTATCGGTCGCCATGGTGCTGGCCGACAGTCGCAACGGCAATATCTTAGGCGAAGTCGGCTCCGCTGATTATTTCGACGGCAAGCGGCAGGGCTGGATCGATATGACCCGCGCCGTGCGCTCGCCCGGTTCTACGCTCAAGCCTTTCATCTATGGGCTGGCCTTCGAGCAGGGACTGATTGCGCAGGAAACCATCATCGAGGATCGCCCGCAGGATTTTGCAGGCTATCGTCCCCGCAATTTCGATATGAGCTATCAGGGCGATGTAAGCATCCGTCAGGCGCTGCAAATGTCGCTGAATGTGCCGACCATCAGCCTGCTCGATGCAATTGGCCCTGCACGGCTCACCACGCGTATTCGACAGGCGGCGGTTAATCTGCAATTGCCGAAAGGTGAAGCGCCGGGACTGGCTATCGGCCTTGGTGGCGCAGGCATTAGTCTGCGTGATCTGGTGCAGCTCTATACTGGCCTTGCCAATGGCGGGCGAGGGGCAGCCCTTCGTGACGGCACCGAAGGTTCAGAACCTGTTCAGCCATCGGCTCCTATTCTGAGCGAGCAGGCATCGTGGCAGATTGGCGATATTCTAGCCGGTGTCGTGCCGCCGCAAGGCGCGAAACGCCTCGGCCTCGCTTACAAGACCGGCACGTCCTATGGCTACCGCGATGCATGGTCGGTTGGTTATGACGGGCGCTATGTGCTGGGTGTCTGGGTCGGGCGCGCTGATGGCGGTTCTGTGCCGGGCCTTGCCGGTTATGTTTCGGCAGCGCCCATCCTGTTTGACGCCTTTGTACGTTCAGGTGTTGCTTCCGTACCGTTGCCGCGTGCGCCTGCTGGCGCATTTCGCACAGCACGCGCCGATCTTCCTGTAACGCAGATACGCTTTTCATCGAGCAGCGATCCGCTGCCGGTTCTCAAAGCCACGATTGAGCCTGCACCGCGCATCGTCTTTCCACCGGATGGTGCGCATGTCGAACTGAAAGCCCTGAGCGAAAATGCATCGCCGCTTGTGCTGAAATTACAGGGGGGACGCGCTCCGTTTCGCTGGCTTGCCAATGGCAAACCCATTGCCGAACCCAACCGCCGCCGCACCGCCACATGGCTGCCGGATGGCACCGGCTATTCCACACTGACCGTTGTTGATGCAGGCGGACGCGCTGCCAGCGTGAAGATATTTATTGAGTAA